One stretch of Nicotiana tabacum cultivar K326 chromosome 18, ASM71507v2, whole genome shotgun sequence DNA includes these proteins:
- the LOC107805192 gene encoding protein MICRORCHIDIA 7-like has translation MSTLPIKEEIVDPTDNLDIPTNSTTAMMIPVSSSNVFFGSCFDYSDDDMEGISPLKKMRAEAALPVGFVDPLPPEERAAWQQSRINAGKASSIGFIAPLRSVRPKAEYRDVPFSRNDQLVVVAGEKQVVAPANIPSCKQFWKAGDYEGIDGGFSAGHSVGMDHVRVHPKFLHSNATSHKWALGAFAELLDNAMDEVCNGATYVSVDVLDNKKEKGKMLLVEDNGGGMTPDKMRQCMSLGYSAKSKLANTIGQYGNGFKTSSMRLGADVIVFSRCQGRDGTSTTQSVGMLSYTFLRSTGKEDIVVPMIDFVKREETWEMLTRSSVDDWKRNSETIVQWSAYESEEDLFQQFELLNDQGTRIIIYNLWEDEEGATELDFDTDPQDIQIRGVSRDEKKIEMAKQYPNSRHFLTYQHSLRSYASILYLRLAPGFRIILRGKDVEHHNLVNDMMLSEEITYRPQPVGDETSKDPNAVAVVTIGFVKDAEHHIDIQGFNVYHKNRLIKPFWRVWNAAGSDGRGAIGVLEANFVEPAHDKQGFERTIVLARLEARLQAMQKKYWSSNCHLIGYAKRRNVKNSVSPEKETNTCANSKSCSRFSSNGHTTYNDKSKSKSTGGEHEKGPVHSSTQARNQTMSGETQQARLSNKQTAQTPGISVVKVEDTVSNLREENQSTKNSLQQVLRDLQYERDRNRTLEGKLKAAEKRISDLDNNHDNLALMLIEERRHWQQEEESLRCRLKDASVTIDGLLKKVKVLESRITFSCKTER, from the exons ATGAGTACTCTCCCTATCAAGGAAGAAATCGTCGACCCAACAGACAACTTAGATATACCAACAAACAGTACTACTGCTATGATGATTCCTGTAAGCAGTAGCAATGTTTTTTTTGGTTCTTGTTTTGATTATAGTGATGATGATATGGAAGGAATTAGTCCATTGAAAAAGATGAGAGCAGAAGCTGCTTTGCCAGTAGGGTTTGTTGATCCTCTTCCTCCCGAAGAGCGTGCGGCATGGCAACAGTCTCGTATTAATGCTGGCAAGGCTAGTAGTATTGGTTTTATTGCTCCTTTGCGGTCGGTTCGTCCAAAAGCCGAGTATCGTGACGTACCTTTTTCGCGCAATGATCAGCTGGTAGTAGTGGCTGGAGAAAAGCAGGTTGTTGCTCCTGCTAATATTCCAAGTTGTAAGCAGTTCTGGAAAGCTGGAGATTATGAAGGCATTGATGGTGGTTTTTCTGCTGGTCATTCAG TTGGCATGGATCATGTGAGGGTTCACCCAAAATTCTTGCATTCAAATGCCACCAGTCATAAATGGGCTTTGGGAG CTTTTGCTGAGCTTCTAGACAATGCTATGGACGAG GTTTGCAATGGAGCTACCTATGTCAGCGTAGATGTGCTTGACAACAAGAAAGAGAAGGGCAAAATGTTATTAGTTGAAG ATAATGGCGGTGGAATGACTCCTGATAAAATGCGCCAATGCATGTCTCTTGGATATTCTGCAAAAAGCAAATTAGCAAATACCATTGGCCAAT ATGGAAATGGTTTCAAGACCAGTAGTATGAGACTAGGGGCAGATGTGATTGTATTCTCGCGTTGTCAGGGAAGGGACGGAACAAG CACAACACAAAGTGTTGGAATGTTGTCATATACATTTTTAAGGAGCACAGGAAAAGAAGATATTGTTGTTCCAATG ATTGATTTTGTGAAGAGAGAAGAAACTTGGGAAATGCTGACTCGATCTTCAGTTGATGACTGGAAAAGAAATTCAGAAACGATAGTACAATGGTCTGCTTATGAAAGTGAAGAGGATCTCTTCCAGCAG TTTGAATTATTGAATGATCAAGGCACACGAATTATCATATACAATCTTTGGGAGGATGAAGAAGGAGCAACAGAACTTGACTTTGACACCGATCCACAA GACATTCAAATCAGGGGTGTTAGTCGAGATGAAAAGAAGATTGAGATGGCAAAACAATATCCTAACTCCAGGCATTTTCTAACTTATCAGCATTCTTTAAGG AGTTATGCTTCAATTTTGTATCTGAGGCTAGCTCCTGGATTTCGAATAATTTTGCGGGGAAAAGATGTTGAACATCATAATTTGGTAAATGACATGATGTTATCTGAGGAAATCACCTACAGACCGCAACCCGTTGGTGATGAAACATCCAAGGATCCAAAT GCGGTAGCTGTGGTAACCATTGGTTTTGTGAAAGATGCAGAACATCACATTGATATTCAAGGTTTCAATGTTTATCACAAGAACCGGCTAATTAAG CCTTTCTGGAGGGTGTGGAATGCTGCTGGAAGTGATGGTCGTGGCGCGATAG GTGTCTTAGAAGCTAATTTTGTCGAACCAGCTCATGATAAACAGGGTTTTGAGCGCACAATTGTCCTAGCTAGACTTGAGGCTCGTTTACAAGCGATGCAGAAGAAGTATTG GTCTTCAAACTGCCATTTAATTGGTTATGCTAAGCGTCGCAATGTAAAGAACAGTGTCTCTCCTGAGAAAGAAACGAACACTTGTGCTAACAGCAAGTCCTGTTCCCGGTTTTCCTCCAACGGCCACACAACTTATAATGACAAATCTAAATCCAAATCCACTGGAGGAGAACACGAGAAGGGACCAGTTCATTCTTCAACACAAGCGAGAAACCAGACTATGTCTGGAGAAACTCAGCAAGCGCGTTTATCAAATAAGCAAACTGCTCAAACTCCAGGAATTTCAGTTGTGAAG GTGGAAGATACTGTGTCCAACTTGAGAGAAGAGAATCAGAGTACTAAGAATAG TTTACAACAAGTATTGCGCGATTTGCAGTATGAAAGAGACAGGAATAGGACTCTAGAAGGCAAA CTTAAGGCAGCAGAAAAGAGGATATCAGACCTTGACAACAATCATGACAATTTAGCTCTCATGCTTATAGAAGAAAGAAGACATTGGCAACAAGAAGAAGAGAGTTTAAGATGCAGATTAAAG GATGCTTCTGTTACCATAGACGGGCTGCTCAAGAAAGTGAAGGTGCTAGAAAGTAGGATAACCTTTAGTTGCAAAACCGAACGTTGA